CGAAGGGAGCGTTTCATCCATGAATCTCGAAACCAGGGGGCGGCTCCGTTTCTTCAAGATGACGGGGACCGGCAACGATTTCATCCTGATCGACAACCGGCAACGGGTGATCGACGCCGACCGCTGCGGGGATTTCGTCCGGAGCGTCTGCCGCCGCAAGGTGTCCGCCGGCGCCGACGGGGTCATCCTCGTCGAGAACGACCCCGAGGTCGATTTCCGCTGGCGTTTCTTCAACGCCGACGGCAGCGAGGCCGAGATGTGCGGCAACGGCGCCCGCTGCGCCGCGCGCTTCGCCTTCCTCACGGGCATCGTGGAGGCCCCGCGCATGGAGTTCCGCACCCTTGCCGGCATCGTCCGGGCGGAACTGCTGGACACGAAGGTGAAGGTGCGGATGCCCCTGCCTCACGGCCAGCGGATGAACGTGGCGGCCGAGACCGGGGGGCGTCGCTTCACCCTCGATTTCATCAACACGGGGGTTCCCCACGCGGTCTGCTTCGTGGCGTCGGAGGAGGAGCTCGATTCCCTGGAGGTCGAACGCTGGGGCCGGGCGCTCCGGTTCCACCCCGAATTCCTCCCCGCCGGGACCAACGCCGATTTCGTCTGGGTACGGGACCCCCACCATATCGCCGTGCGCACCTACGAGCGCGGGGTGGAGGGGGAGACCCTCGCCTGCGGCACCGGGTGCATCGCCGCGGTTCTCACGGCGGCCTCCAGGGATCGGGTGGAGTCGCCGGTTGAGGTGAAGGTGCGGAGCGGCGAGACCCTCACGCTCCATTTCCGGGAGGCGGCCGAAGGCGCGGACCCCGGCAGCCGGTTCGGGGAGGTCCTGCTCGAGGGGGAGGCGCGCGTGGCGTACGAGGCCGATCTCTGGCCCGAAACCATCGCCGACGGCGGGTAACTAGCCCAGGTGGGGGGCCAGGCGCTCCCTCAGGGCGTTCTTCGACAGGGCGCCGATCACGGTCTCGACCGGGTGCCCGTCCCTGAACAGGATCAGCGTCGGGATGCTCTGCACGTGAAACTGCCCCGCCGTCGCCGGGTTCCGGTCCACGTTCATCCGGACCAGCTTGAGCCGGCCCGCCAGCTCGCCGGCGTATTCCTCCAGGGCCGGCGCCGTCATGCGGCACGGGGCGCACCATTCGGCCCAGAAATCGACCAGGACCGGCACCGGGACCTCCAGCTCGCGGCGGAAACCGATGTCGGTGCCGTCGACGATCCAGGGGAGGGGGGAGCGGCATTTGCCGCAGGCGGGAGCCCGTCCGCCGGCGGGGGCCCGTTCCCCGGCATCGGATTTGAGCCGGTTCCTGGCGCCGCACCGGGGGCAGCTGACAACCGTGTCCTGCATGAGACCTCCTAGCCCTTGAACAGGTTACGCATGATGAATCCCACGTTTGCGGGGCGTTCGGCCAGCCGCCGCATGAAATAGGGGTACCACTGCCTCCCGTAAGGGATGTAGATCCGGACGCGGTAGCCCTCCCGGGCAAGCCAGGCCTGCAGGTCGCGCCGGATGCCGTAGAGCATCTGGAACTCGAAGCGGTCGGGCGCGATCCCCCGGGAGCGGGCGAAAGTCAGGGTGGCGTCGATGAGGGCCTCGTCGTGAGTGGCGATGGCGTTCGGCCCCCCTCCATCGAGCAGCAGGCGCATCAGCTCGAGGTAATTGGCGTCGGTCTGGCGTTTGCGCGCGAACGCCACGCTTTCGGGCTCGAGGTAGGCCCCCTTGACCAGCCGCACGGGAATCCCCTGCCGCACCAGGGCGCGCACGTCCTCCCCGCTGCGGTAGAGGCAGGCCTGGATCGCCACCCCCACGTTTTGCGACTCCGTGTGAACCCGGGAGACGATCTCCAGGGTGCTCCGGGTGTAGGCGCTCTCCTCCATGTCCACCCAGACGAAGTTGTCCAGCTCCCGGGCCTTTCCGGCCAGCGTCGTGAGATTCGCCAGGGCCAGGGCGGGGTCGATGGCCAGGCCGAGCTGCGTCAGCTTGACCGATACCTGCGATTGCACCCTCCATTCCCGGATGGCGTCCAGGGCGGCCGCTATCCCCCCGGCGGCGCGGGCGGCGTCCCCGGGGGTGCCGGTGTGTTCGCCGAGCAGGTCGAGGATTCCCAGCAGGTTCCGCCCGTTCGCCCGGCGCACGGCCTCGAGGGCGTCCGCGAGCGTCTCCCCCGCGACGAAGCGCGAGGCG
The sequence above is drawn from the Acidobacteriota bacterium genome and encodes:
- a CDS encoding diaminopimelate epimerase, whose product is MNLETRGRLRFFKMTGTGNDFILIDNRQRVIDADRCGDFVRSVCRRKVSAGADGVILVENDPEVDFRWRFFNADGSEAEMCGNGARCAARFAFLTGIVEAPRMEFRTLAGIVRAELLDTKVKVRMPLPHGQRMNVAAETGGRRFTLDFINTGVPHAVCFVASEEELDSLEVERWGRALRFHPEFLPAGTNADFVWVRDPHHIAVRTYERGVEGETLACGTGCIAAVLTAASRDRVESPVEVKVRSGETLTLHFREAAEGADPGSRFGEVLLEGEARVAYEADLWPETIADGG
- the trxA gene encoding thioredoxin; translation: MQDTVVSCPRCGARNRLKSDAGERAPAGGRAPACGKCRSPLPWIVDGTDIGFRRELEVPVPVLVDFWAEWCAPCRMTAPALEEYAGELAGRLKLVRMNVDRNPATAGQFHVQSIPTLILFRDGHPVETVIGALSKNALRERLAPHLG
- a CDS encoding proline dehydrogenase, translating into MKVRRLLLFLAGREGFKNFALKFGIFRRTASRFVAGETLADALEAVRRANGRNLLGILDLLGEHTGTPGDAARAAGGIAAALDAIREWRVQSQVSVKLTQLGLAIDPALALANLTTLAGKARELDNFVWVDMEESAYTRSTLEIVSRVHTESQNVGVAIQACLYRSGEDVRALVRQGIPVRLVKGAYLEPESVAFARKRQTDANYLELMRLLLDGGGPNAIATHDEALIDATLTFARSRGIAPDRFEFQMLYGIRRDLQAWLAREGYRVRIYIPYGRQWYPYFMRRLAERPANVGFIMRNLFKG